From the genome of Phycisphaerae bacterium:
ACGATCTTCGTGTGCCGGACCCGGTGGATGACGGAGCAATCGCAGCGGGCGCTCCGGCGATTCTCGGAGAAGGGAGGTCGGGTTTTCTGGGTGGATTCGGAGGTCAAGTCGAGGAAGGGTGCGGGCGGTTTGGCCATCGAACGGGCGGATATCGCGAAGTATGCCACACCTCTGATCGAGGTCGAGAACGGCAACACGATGATTCGCGTCTGTGCGCGCGACCTGGCCGACGGGCGGCTGTACTTTGTCACCAACGAGGCCCTGGGCAGGACCGCCTGCACGATCAGGTTCCGTGAGACTCAGCCGATGGTCATCCTCGATCCGGAAACCGGGAGTTGTCACCAGCCCGCGGAGGCCGATTTTGCCGACGGTGTGTGGGCGCTTCGCTTGAAGATGGAGTTCGCCGGCTCGTGTGTGGTGCTCTTCAGCGAGGACGCCAGGTCTGCCGAGATTCGCGAGCCCCTCCGTACCCGGGTATTGCGCCGTCTCGATCGCGGCTGGACTTGCCGGAAGAGGCGCGCGTATCGTCTTGGCGTGCATGATTTTGAGGTGGATGAGCGGTTTGGCGATAGGGCGGTTTCGATCCGGCTGGGCGACTGGCGGAGCAAGCTGGGCAAGGGTTTTTCCGGTGATGCGGAGTACGCCGTCCGTTTTGACTGCGACGCCGAGATGGTGGGGCGGGCCGAGCGGCTTGACCTCGGGCGGGTCCGCTATGCCTGTGAAGTGATCATCAACGGCGAGTCGGTGGGTCGGCGGGTCTGGGCGCCGTATGTGTTTGCAATCAGTGACCGGCTGCGGGTCGGGCCAAACGAGATACGGGTCATCGTCACCAATACCATGGCCAATGAGTTCGCTACGACGAAGGTGCTGGACCAGTGGCCCAGCCAGATCATCGGCCCGTACCACGGCATCGCCAAGCTTTTCGAAGCCGAGTCGCTTCCGAGCGGGCTGTTCGGTCCGGTGAGCATATTGGGGAGCCGGTAGGGCTTGCGGGCCGTCGATCGGAGAAGCAGGACGGGGCCGGAGAAACATCGGTATTGTGGTCCGGCGGGGAGTTCGACCATTGACATCCGGGTCGATTGGACTATGATCGTGCTTGGTTTGAATAAGGGTTAATAATCCTGTCTTGGATGGAGGTATTAAGGATGGCCAAGCGTACGGTTAACGTGGCACTGATCGGTCAGAAGTTCATGGGCAAAGCGCACAGCAACGCGTACATGAAGGTGGCGAAGTTCTTCGATCTGCCGGTGATTCCCGTAATGCATACGACGGTGGGGCGGGAGATCGAGGATCCGGAGAGCTTCGCGAAGCACTGGGGTTGGCAGAACTTCGATACGGACTGGAAGCGGGTGGTCAACTCGCCGGAGATCGATCTGGTGGACATCGTGACGCCGAACGATCTTCACGAGGACATCGCGATCGCGGCTTTGAAGGCGGGCAAGGCGGTGGCGTGCGAGAAGCCGCTGGCCCACACGTGGAAGGCGGCCAAGGCGATGGTGGACGCGGCGAAGACGGCGAAGAAGCCGACGTTCGTGTCGTTCAACTACCGTCGGGTCCCGGCGATCGCGCTGGCCCGGCAGATCGTTCGCGAGGGGCGGCTGGGGCGGATCTACCACGTACGGGCCCAGTACCTGCAGGACTGGGGCGGTCCGGACACGCCGCTGGTGTGGCGGTTCGAGAAGAAGCACGCCGGGTCGGGCGCCCACGGCGACCTGAACGCCCACCTGATCGACATGGCGCGGTTCATCACCGGCCAGGAGTTCACCGAGGTGTCGGGTATGCAGGAGACGTTCATCAAGGAGCGGGTGATTCCGGTCGAGGACACCGGGATTTCGGCCTCGGTGGCCAAGCGCAAGGCCAAGGGCAAATCGACGGTGGACGATG
Proteins encoded in this window:
- a CDS encoding Gfo/Idh/MocA family oxidoreductase; amino-acid sequence: MAKRTVNVALIGQKFMGKAHSNAYMKVAKFFDLPVIPVMHTTVGREIEDPESFAKHWGWQNFDTDWKRVVNSPEIDLVDIVTPNDLHEDIAIAALKAGKAVACEKPLAHTWKAAKAMVDAAKTAKKPTFVSFNYRRVPAIALARQIVREGRLGRIYHVRAQYLQDWGGPDTPLVWRFEKKHAGSGAHGDLNAHLIDMARFITGQEFTEVSGMQETFIKERVIPVEDTGISASVAKRKAKGKSTVDDALLFMCRFTDGAIGSFEASRLATGNKNGNQIEINGEKGSLYFNFERMNELMFYDATQPEHLQGWTDILATNPSVHPYFNAWWPVGHIIGYEHTFINAFADIFRVLGGQKPVVPLPDFADALKTQQVLEASLESAKHKNWVKVNSIK